GTGACGTTGCCTTCACGTAGTGTAGAATTGAATCCTGCAACAGAAGATGTCATGTTACTACCAAAACGGTGCCAGATTTCCTTAACACAAACGCCAATAGCAAAAGCTTATCACCTGCAAATATGTCCTCACTAAGATTGATAATCTTAGATGCTTTACTTATACCACCCCTTGTCAGGTGGAAAAGGCGATCAAATATATCAGGATGGCCATAATGAAACCGAACCCTGCAGAGAGATGTTCAAAAAACAAATTGTTAAGGAAGCATTCAGAAAGTCATGACTCAAGGAACTGCCCAAGTGTCCAGTAATTTTAGTTAGTACCATCATtgagaaagaaaataaaacaagcAGCCAATTCAAACATTTTAATATGATTATGGAAGCAAAACTAATAGATACCACAAACATGATTATGACATgctgtgcatgtgtgcaagatactCTAGGATTAATACCTTAATGGATTGGCAAGCACACGCTGTCCAATAGTCACAAAACTCGTCTCTTGATTTGACATGAACCAAGCCAGCGATGAAACACTGCAAAAGTCCAGAAGGAAAAACCACAGGATTAGCAAAATGAAACATTGCACTAATTACATGTTAGATAATCCAAAAGTGGTAACACAGCTACATAATTTAATTAATTACAATTTTAATAAAACAAAACTGCCAGATTACCTGCCAGTAAATATATGCTCCCTTACTCCAAGTATAGATGGATATCTCACACCATCATGTTTCTCCAGAAACTCTTCCAACAAATTTCTCATTTTCAGAGCCTCCTCCATGTAATGCTCCTGTTATTGATAGCATTGAATAAAAGAAGGAAAAGGAGAGGTGAAATAATTCCTTCAAGCAGCAAGAGCAACAAGCTGTACCTGGTTCATATCTATAGTTTGGAGACATTCGCCTCGAGTGAAAATTATTGCATGGTTCTGGTTTTCTGGCTTTCCCTCACCTAGAATAGCATTGCCTGGAAGCTTGATCTTGTAGATGACCTATGCACAAAAGATAGATGGCAATTAAGTGTCTCATTTTTCACCACTGAGAGTTGAGAACACACAAAGGTATTGCTCTCAAGGAAGAAAGCCTGATGTAAATAGGACAATTGTGATACTTGGTAGCAATAAAATGGACTCCTTAACACATAAAAAAAAGTACTCGTAAACATAAACTTTAGTAGGCAATATGGAAATGAACAATAGCTTATGTGGATGCCTTTAAGCCAGTCTCACAAATAAGTTTCACCCTGTCAAAACAAGGATTATCTTTTTCACATGCCTATTTGGCCTAGGCCTCCTAAAATTTATTTCCCGTCTTCCACATCAAGTGGACATAGTTAAGAATAAACAAAGAGAAACACAGTCAACATAACTTGCAGCAAATTTAACCAAGGTATACTGAATTAACAGAGAATTTTGCTGTACCTGGTCAAGACTCTGTCCAGGATCATCTGATTTTGTAACCGCGGCCTTCACCAAAACTGAGTAGTAAACTTTGTCAGTCTTCTTGTTTCTATCTTGGCTAGGTGCTTCAACTTCATCAATATAGGCAACACGAAAAGATGGATATCTGCccagcaaatatatttctattatttTAGTACCACCATATATCGTATATACAAGTAtgtgtctaaaatacacataatgaCACTATTATGAATAATGTGCCCTCATAAATGCAACTATCTAGCATTCAAGCACTGGTTTGGATGATAATGAAATTTGATAGACCAGGACACCGAACATCACCATGCACTAATTACCGACTAGGATGGACATAAAATAAACAAAAATTGCAGTTTTTATTATTGGCTACTGATTATTAAGAATATCAACAAACTGCCATTCGTCTAGCACAACTAACATTTCCCACACATAGAAATGCAAAGGCACTGCTAATGGAATGCATGCATGTTTGCGTTAGCATATAGATGACAAAGAAATGGACCAAATTAAAAGATTCATAATccacacaaagcaacatatatccagGACTTCCGAGTCTCAAACTGAAACTTACGTTGTCATTAGTCTCAAAATATCGTGTGCACAAGGATCACCAGAACGTTTCTGGATTCCATACTGTTGGCATGAGACAACATATGTAAATTTCATGTCAGCTATCGCTTTGCATTCTGTCATTAATTCAGATTCCTTCATGTCAGCTATCTCTCTGTAGCCTTTCATTAGATCTAACAAACAGAGAAAGAGAAGTGATTAAATCACTATAATTGCCAAGGCCCCATTCAGAAGAACATCATAGGCTAGCTAATGGAAATACCATCATCTTTGGCATTATCAAGAAAAGCCTGAAGCTCCAAAGCTTTTCGGTAGTACATCATCCCTCTTACTGTTTAAACAGGAGAAGCAACGATTTCAAAACTGGACCACATAGCAAGACACAAAGAGCAGGCATGCGAATGGAGTGTAAGAAAATACCAGTTCTTGTCAATGTTTGTCCCCTATATGATGCCCAAAGACGAAGCTCATCTTCTATTGTATCATCATCACGGGCCTGCTCCTCAGATCTATTCACCCTTTCGAGGAAATTTTTCCACTCATCTTCAGGGTTTGAACATTATCGTGAAACAAAGTCAGTTTTGATGGCAGTCAGAAGACACAAAGAAATCCACATATGCTATTTCAAGCAAAATGTTACACAAGGGAGAAAGAACCTGGGTAAATTTTTTGCAAGTAAAACAGTATGGTAATTCCATCCTCATTTGCCTCTTCTAGATTATCTGATGAAAACAGAACATCTTCCTTGTAATAAGGAGTCAAGACCCTGCAGTACATAAGTTGTTCCAGAAAGGAAATGTGAAAAAGGTCAGAAGATATAATCAAACAAAACATTATGTAAGGTAAAAACCATATATACAACATCTTGCAAAAGAGACATGGCAATTATATAGTAAAGGAAAAGAATTGAATCGCATGTTGTGTAGTTCAAAGTCAGACAAAACAAATAGCAATGCATATTGTATTATTCCAGAATTATCCCGATGTTGTGTTTATTCTTATGTGCCCCATATGCTCTACTTATATACCTTTTGATCTACAcctgaaatatactccctctgttcacaaagATAAGATGTTTCGGATACTTCAATGTGGACTACAtacagactgaaatgagtgaacaaacacactaaaattaGAACCTcttgtaaacggagggagtatcaattaTTCTGTCATTTTCTACAAATATTTAGAATCGTCTGAATGCTTAATAAGTTAGAAGATTTTGAATGAAAATGAACTAAGAATCCAGTGCCTAAATTAAGAACAATTGACCTAAAGTCAAACTTCCATATTTCGGAATTTTTATTCTTACATATGGAGCTAGAAGGCATTTAGCAGCATTCTCATTCTTGTGGCATGGATCATTTGGAAAAAGGAAAAATAACATAGTGCTATTTAACAACTACATCCCATTCTTGAACTGATCGAACTTTGTAACCAGCGGTTAACGTCCTGGTGTATGGCTTGGGAAAAAGAGCTGCAGATTCTTAGGTCGTGGTGGTGGTTGTTACCCAGCGCGAGATATGGGTGCTAGGTTGTAGGTTTCTCAGTCATGTGTTTGCTTGTTGCTAACCAGAGACTAATGTAAGACCTCGTTTTTGTTCCTTTCTTTCTTCTCGTAATAAAAATGGCAGAGATACCAAGGGGAGCACCGACACTAAAAACCCCACAACAGATTGTGGTAGTACGTGATATATTCGTCACATATAATTAAATCTAAGTCAGAAACCGCATGCCATCTGGTTTTTCTTTTATTGCTGGAGGGGTGGAGCCACTTACAAGGAAGGCATTCGGTGTTTCAAACAGGCACAAATGAAACATGATAGTTGTAGAGAATTATAATATTCAAGATTTTTTAACTGAATATTCGACATAAAAATATAGCCGCTATCAAGACAGGATAGTGGGCAGCAAAGAAAAATATGGCATCTCTAGGATAAGATGGAAGGCTTGGTAGTAAAGAAACTTTATGCTCACACTACTACCGAGAACACTAGTGAGAACTTACGAGAAGGGCAACATGTTCCGCACTTTTGGAGCATTTGGCATATCCATAAAAAGAGAATTTGCAAAGAAAGATATTCTCCTTCTGGCATCAAGGTTTGTAGGGACATCCATAGCAGACTCTTTGACGGTGAGCAGAAGATGAAGCCTTTTTATCTGAAATCAGCATGAAGTAGTAGGTATAGTACAGCAACAGGAACAAAAGAAGCGTCATATAAGAAACTGTTTAATAAAAAAACAGGCTGAAAATTAAACCTTTTCAGTCCATGCATTTGATGCCTCCACAGGAAACTTAATAGCTTTAGTAAACAATTGATCTTGCTGATCAAGCGGTGTCATTCCTTCATGTTTTTTAGCATTTCCACCGTGTATGGAATCCAGTACACTTCAATGAGAGGAAAAACACAATAGCACCAGTTACCACAATATTTCAAGAAAGATCAGATGATCAATTACCATAATCAGCGCGGTTCATCTTTAGAGAACAGAATGTGGAAGCACAGAAGGATTTTTCTAAGGCTAAACCTGAAGGCAGCAAGCACATATGCATATGCATGACAGACAACAATACGGCGGCATGTACCAAAACTATGGATGCAAAGGCTTGGCATAGATGTGAATAATATTTCAGTaaaaaagtatgtcatgctgttttCATAGAAGGAAGCTAAGCTCCTCACCTGCTGAGCTCTTGTTCCTCCATTATATCCTTTGTGACCACCTCAAGCATATCTTGGAACAAAATAACAACTTGACCCAAATCTTCGACCTTATTCTTTTGCTGTACTCAAACAGATAAATACAGTGAGAGGGAGGAGGGGGGGGTGGGAGACCTACAATCATGAAGACAAATTCTGTATACCAGTAACTCAAGTAGCTCAATGAGCTTCTTGCTCAGGGCAGGAAGACTCCTCATGTTCAGATCCCTTATCAGAGTTTCTTCGGCTATATGTTTATCAACAACTTCAAAAATCTCTTGCATAACACTGAAATAGGCAGCACGCATGTATTCAGGAGTTGGGTACGAAAACAGAACTTCAGTTAAGGAATAGAAGTGCAAAAGAATGAAATAGGCATCACACGATTAATCAGGAATTCGAGGTTTCAAAACAGAACTTCAATCAAGGAATAAAGTGGGTGAGAAAAGACTAAACATATGACAAGATTAAACATACACTTTCTCACGTTGACCAAACACTAAGGTGTTGATGATGTTTTTGAATGAAGCATAGCATTCTCTGATAGCATAGGAAAAATACGGGTCCGATTTCATTCTCTTGTTCAGATCGCGATGATTCCCTCCACTGTCTGCCGCCATATCCAATGCTATCGGAATCTAAAATCCAGTATAAATAAATAAACAAATGTGTGAATCCAAGTAAAGAAAGTACAAAGTGGTCAAGTGGTAAACACCTTGCTAGCAAGTAGAAAAGGTGGCCATTGGAATATATCCAATTCACGATCTTTGCAGTATGGAACAAGTAGCAAGTCCATCTCCCTGTTATCTATGAGATCTTCTTCACGGAAACTTGTGATAATTAAGTTCCACATTTGGGCAAATCTTGCAGCTATTTTCTCTCTCTCTTGTTCATTACCAGAAGGCTAAAAAAATTATGTCAGGTCAAAAGAGCTAATGAATGTAGCATATTCAATCTGATTATCCAACAATCTACTCCTGATATCAAACAGGTGAAAACTTACCTTAGCAAGTTTAGTGGAAAAAGCAGCCCGGAAACCTTTCCTCTTGTGTTGATCAGAAGGTATCAACAATTTATTGAAGGCCCAAGGCAAAGATTCAAAGCGAGATCTCAACATGCCTAAAGTCCGTATCTGATTTCATGGGTCAAGACTATCATAAGTTTCTTTGATGATGATAGACAAGGCTCCAGAATATTAGGGAAATAAACAATAGAGCTGATGGTTACCAATATAGACATAACGAGGCTAACTGATAGATTTATTCATAATAAAATAATATAACAGTAGAGAGAATTCTTTTTTTTAGCTAACAAGAGAGAGCATTCCTGTGTACAGCTTCACAACTGGAAATGGCAGCCTAAAAGTAGGGATGGTGAAGTTAAAACAACAGCCTTAGCACTAAAGTTTTGTAATTTGCTACTGAATGCAGAGCAGCATAATAGGACAAGAAAAGCAATTCAGAACCAAAGCAGGCAGAGCAAGCCCAATCTGTAAAGTAATAAATTGTAATTCTGAAAATTTTACTAACCTCACCAAGTCGACGACAAGCCCCATAGATACCACCAATCAATGTTGAGAAAACTGCGTACCAAATTTGGGTGTCCATGAAATAGACCTGGACAACACAACAGACAAAACTTAGTATACTGGTTAAACAACTTCTTTTGACAGAGAATAAGGATTGACGCATACAAGAATTATTGGAGCCCAAAGTGCGATGACAACACCAATATTGTTACTTGctgcaaaaaaaacaaaataagaacgcctaaaatttcaagaaaaaggtTACAAAGAGGAAGACAGCAAGCTTCATCATAAATACCATTAGGGAAAAACTCATGCCACTGGAAATTCCGAATCGGTTCTCTCATTATATCTTTTGTTGGTTGTACCAGAGGCTTGATCTGAAACCAGCAAGTAAGAAAAGATGAATAAGCAGCACTAGCAGAAAGCTGAGTGCTAAGAAGGCTTGGTTTTTGGGATTCACCAACATGCTGTTGATGCCATTGATGTTCTAACATTTTGTACATTCAAGAGCAAGAAATGGCTTATGTACACAAATTAATTTAACTATGGAAATATAAATATTGAGGCAGTGAGGCCACATTTGGAATGCAGTGAATTTTATAGATTTTCTGCAGGAAGTGACTAGATACCTCAATATAGAAGCTCACTATCAACTTCATCGCTAAAAGGAGAACCCAGAACATGGTATACCTATCAGTACAACAGTGATTAGTGATTAGAAAAAAGCATAGCAGTAAAACCAAGCATGAAGATGAGTTAACAAAGTGATTCTACTCTTAACATACTTGAAGAGGGAGAATGGGCCTTCATGCATTCCTCTGCCAACAAATAATCGAGGCTGCAGATATATTTGGAAAAAATATATCAACAAACACACCTATGTAATTAATGACAGGAAACAATAGATGGAAAATTACCTGGGACCACCACATCATGAATGTTATGACCTTAACATTTGAACTCTCAAGTCTCCTTCTGATACATGGGAAAAGAAATAGCACAGCCGCAAGAATATTTGGCGCCAAATATATAACAACAGCCAAAATATATAATGATGGCTGATTCTGACCATTGCCAAGCCAACTTTTAATTATTCTTGAAAGACCCGAAGGATTAGACCAGGTATATGCATAAGTCACAGGTAGAATCACAACCCATGCAGCAGCTGATACTAACTTCAGGACATAACGCAGCTTTCTTGCAAACGACATACTTCTTCTTGCTTTCCAGCCAAATACAATGTCCAGGGTGGCTGCATCGATTATATTTGTTGAAGTTAGTATATACAATACAGttgtataaactactccctccaatccaaaatAAGTTTCGTGGTTTTTTGagctaaaaccacgacacttattttggaccaAAGGGAGTAGTAATTATGCATACATCTTAGCTACAAAATTCATATATATCCTTCAGTTTCATGTCATTAAATTCATTATTGTTAGGTCGCTGGCAAAGCAAACATACAGATATACTTGAGTTGTCATCTAAACACATTTTCATTAGGTCCCTCCCTACAGATattagagtatgactcgtgaagtaATTATGTTTTATCATCAACAGCGGTATAAAAAGAAAATATCACTAGCTAGATCTGCACTGCAGTGTTTCTGCTTAAAACTAAGCTACTAAGCTGCCTATTAAATAATATAGATGTGGACTGGCAAATCTCTAGGCATGAAGAGGGAGATAAGGTAGGAGTTCAGCCAAATACCTTGACCCAACTTTAAAACAGCAGCAGTTATAAATATGCTCAAAACCTGTTTGAACACTCCAGCATCAAAGATATCACTTGGTGTGCCACCATTCCATGCAATAATAATCATAGCCTGCATTGAAACAAAAGATCATACAAAGTACGTGAATGTCAATTCTCAAGTGAAGGAGTGAAGAGAGGNNNNNNNNNNNNNNNNNNNNNNNNNNNNNNNNNNNNNNNNNNNNNNNNNNNNNNNNNNNNNNNNNNNNNNNNNNNNNNNNNNNNNNNNNNNNNNNNNNNNNNNNNNNNNNNNNNNNNNNNNNNNNNNNNNNNNNNNNNNNNNNNNNNNNNNNNNNNNNNNNNNNNNNNNNNNNNNNNNNNNNNNNNNNNNNNNNNNNNNNNNNNNNNNNNNNNNNNNNNNNNNNNNNNNNNNNNNNNNNNNNNNNNNNNNNNNNNNNNNNNNNNNNNNNNNNNNNNNNNNNNNNNNNNNNNNNNNNNNNNNNNNNNNNNNNNAATTAAGAAGATCCACATTCTATCAAAACTACGGAATATGTGCCAAAATGAACGTATCTCGACAAAATTAATCTTTCCCATCCAATGGACACTGCCAGCAGATCTTTCCTCCTGGATTATGACATAATAAAGTATAATCAGAATTGATACACAATGCATGTCTTTCCTTTTCTTTATTTCATGTTTACGTTAACAATATACATCACTCACATATCCGTGTATATTGTTGGCCTAACAAATTAACGGACAGAGCAAAGACATGAAAACAAGCAGAACAAATCTAGCTGCAGTGTGCATTATCGAATCCATTGTCAACAGAAAACAAACATGCAGCATGTGATCAGAATATCTTATTATCAAGTTCAATTCATAAAGATTTAAGCACTGGTGAATTGTATTATTATATCACAGGCAACTATCAATGTGTTCACAGTTGACATGAAAGAAATTGCAATAATGTTAGGTGTTAGTATCAAGAAACCTACTCCATTCAGACGATTAGGATAAGCAAATTTGGGAGTTTTGAAAAAATCTGCATCAGCTCTCATGGGCCATCCAAGCCGGAAGCAGTCAACTTTCCTGAAAAGCAACACAAGAATAATTTGATGACTTCCATCAAAACCAGGGGCACAATATATTGAAGGCAACAAATAAATACGACTGCTGCTTACCAAAAGTACTCATTTAGATCATCGTAGTTCCTCCAGTGTGAGTGTTTTGATTTCATTGTCTTGCTCCTGTGAGCTTCCTGCAGAGTTTCAGAATTTAACAATCCGGCTTGAaatggaaagaagaagaaaaacagtcTGAATACAAATGTACAACTATACCTCCTCTATAACTTTGTATATCGGAGTCACAACTTTAATCAAGAATGCCTCTTCATCACCACCATAAGCTGGTTTAACATTTTCACCAGTCATTGGGCTCACGTTTCCAGCCAACATACCATAGAGTTCAAAAGCCATCTATATGAAGATCAGAAACGGAATTGTTACTAATAAATATGATGGCACCAGAAAATACAACGTACAGACTTGAGCATTGTACTAACACAAAAACATCCCCCGATTAGCATTTTTTTCAAACATCATTTTTCTCCATTGTCATGAATATGAATTCTACAATAGCTAAGCTCACAATGTGCGGTTATCAATAAATATGTCACAGGAATACAGTATGTCATATCCTTGCTACCAAGAGTAGTCATTTGGACATACGTAGGCTAACTGTGACTATTACAATCAATGAAACTCCACACAAAAAAACTGATTTTGAGACCAATTGATCAGGTATCATGTTTGAAGAATAATAGGACAATGGCCGAACATATACAAAAATATATGACAATAAGCGTAATCTGCGAAATAAAAGTTGATCTTACATGATGGTATATGTAGCAAAGACACTCTGGCATGAATCTCAAGTTAGCCGCCTCGCCCCAAATCAAAAGGTAGAGACCCATATAGAGAAGCTTGCGTTGCTGAACTTCCTGTTGGATAGTTGGCAACCTACACATTAATTGGTCCAGGCGTTGAGACAAACGGTAACTCATGAAGAGATATAATATTGGTATCAACCTGGGCAGAAGTAGGCCATAACTGAAATTCAAGTAAAAACAAGGAATTGTTGGACTTCATTGAACCTACCATAAACTGCTTTTGCGGCCAAGGTACTTGCACCACATCTTATAACTCTTAAATAGCTTCTTCATTACATAATCCAGAGCCCTGTCATCCAACTGGGAAGAAAAACACAACAATCCATCTTCATATTACTTGCAGGCACATGAAGAAAGACACAAACAAACATGCCCAGTTCCTCACAAAATAAGTTGAGACGGATAAACAAGAACCTTAGATTGCTGTTCAGGCTTTGGTATCTGCCTTATGTGTACATTTGCAAGTAACAGGATGAGATGTTCCCTTTGGTTGGATACATTGTCTTTCTGCAAAGAGTGACTCAAGATTAGATGATGTGCATTTTCAGGATAAAACACATGTAAACATGCAGTGCCACAGACAAATAAAACCATCTCATGCACCGTTACCTGAAATCCAAACATCGCCTGTAGCCAGTCGAGAAGATCTCTATCGGTCTTCTTCTCATCAGGCTTCTTTTCCTGCTCCTTGTCCTTGGGCCACGGCAGGCCTCTTATATTCCGAAGAGCGTAGACAGCGGCTTGAATCTACAAAATATAAGGAGCAACTCGGTAAAAGAGACAATTAATGAGCTTTAAGGCGACATTTGTTGCAGCGAGACTAGATATAGAAGGGAAACCTCTGGGTTTTGCATTATAGCTTGGTCGGTACTTTCGGGATCGAGAGGCAGGATATTGTAAGGCACATAgagcttcttcttctcctcgatTTTGTTGTGCGTGTCGAGAATCTGCGTACCAACAAACACATGCCACGCAGCAGATGAAAAACGGATGATATTTCACAATAAACAAAGCAAGCAGCAGTACCCATAAATAGTAACAAAAGGAACCAATCGACTACGCACCGCCTGATCGACTTCAACGGACTGCGACACATTAACGGCTTTCAAGACCTCAAACAGAACCGCGGCAGTCTGGTACGCTTTTGTGAGCAGGGCACTGATGAATCAAGCAGTAAGAATAATCACATTACTGACAAACAGCAAGCAACGGGCCTTGCCATCTGATAGACAGGGCAGCATTTAACTGTTTAACATGACACGTAGAGCAACGGGCGGGAGAAGCGGCTGGCTCACCGGTCGGCCTTGTCGGCGGCGTTCTGGAGCGCCTGGATGTACTTCTTGTAGTACTCGCGGTAGAAGCGCTGCATCTCGCGCGCGTCGCTCTGGTGCACCctccccttgagggtggggtcattCTCCTGCACAAACACAATGAGCTCAggtagtcaatattagaagctcgcATTCCTTGTCCCCAGCCAGAACTGACAAATTGGGGAACATCAAACATGAATGAATGAAGATGGTGAACAGAAGATGAGTGGTGGTAAGAATTACCCTCTCGAGCCTTTGCAGCAGCGCGGTCTTGAACTGGCGCACTCCACGGCCGCTGGAGGTCGGGTCGAGCCGGTGGGCCTTCTCGAAGGCGTAGAAGCGGCCTGAGCGGAAGCGCAATGAGCAAACCATGCTTCGTCCGATGGCAAGCAAAAATTCTACTACTAGATTGGGCCTAAGTGAAGAAGTAGATCGGGCGTGCTTACAGAGGTAGGCGACGCGCGGGTTGCCGGCCTCGACCTCGTTGGCGACCCGGAGGATGGGCGCGATCTCGACGAGCGAGGAGGGCACCACCTCGCTGTCGAAGATGGACTCCCCCATGTTGCCGACGGTCTGCGTGCGCAGCAGCCTCCTCCCGCCCGACGCCCCCGCCGGCGACGGCCCCGGCGACGCGGCCGAGGAGAAGTCCGCCCTCCTCCCCCCCGGCGCCGCCATCGCGCCCTCCCCCTCCCCTTCCTCAACCCCCAAATCCCTGCAGCCCCACCAAATCCGAGTCCAAAAGGT
This portion of the Triticum dicoccoides isolate Atlit2015 ecotype Zavitan chromosome 7A, WEW_v2.0, whole genome shotgun sequence genome encodes:
- the LOC119332338 gene encoding callose synthase 3-like encodes the protein MAAPGGRRADFSSAASPGPSPAGASGGRRLLRTQTVGNMGESIFDSEVVPSSLVEIAPILRVANEVEAGNPRVAYLCRFYAFEKAHRLDPTSSGRGVRQFKTALLQRLERENDPTLKGRVHQSDAREMQRFYREYYKKYIQALQNAADKADRALLTKAYQTAAVLFEVLKAVNVSQSVEVDQAILDTHNKIEEKKKLYVPYNILPLDPESTDQAIMQNPEIQAAVYALRNIRGLPWPKDKEQEKKPDEKKTDRDLLDWLQAMFGFQKDNVSNQREHLILLLANVHIRQIPKPEQQSKLDDRALDYVMKKLFKSYKMWCKYLGRKSSLWLPTIQQEVQQRKLLYMGLYLLIWGEAANLRFMPECLCYIYHHMAFELYGMLAGNVSPMTGENVKPAYGGDEEAFLIKVVTPIYKVIEEEAHRSKTMKSKHSHWRNYDDLNEYFWKVDCFRLGWPMRADADFFKTPKFAYPNRLNGEERSAGSVHWMGKINFVEIRSFWHIFRSFDRMWIFLIVSMQAMIIIAWNGGTPSDIFDAGVFKQVLSIFITAAVLKLGQATLDIVFGWKARRSMSFARKLRYVLKLVSAAAWVVILPVTYAYTWSNPSGLSRIIKSWLGNGQNQPSLYILAVVIYLAPNILAAVLFLFPCIRRRLESSNVKVITFMMWWSQPRLFVGRGMHEGPFSLFKYTMFWVLLLAMKLIVSFYIEIKPLVQPTKDIMREPIRNFQWHEFFPNASNNIGVVIALWAPIILVYFMDTQIWYAVFSTLIGGIYGACRRLGEIRTLGMLRSRFESLPWAFNKLLIPSDQHKRKGFRAAFSTKLAKPSGNEQEREKIAARFAQMWNLIITSFREEDLIDNREMDLLLVPYCKDRELDIFQWPPFLLASKIPIALDMAADSGGNHRDLNKRMKSDPYFSYAIRECYASFKNIINTLVFGQREKVVMQEIFEVVDKHIAEETLIRDLNMRSLPALSKKLIELLELLQKNKVEDLGQVVILFQDMLEVVTKDIMEEQELSSVLDSIHGGNAKKHEGMTPLDQQDQLFTKAIKFPVEASNAWTEKIKRLHLLLTVKESAMDVPTNLDARRRISFFANSLFMDMPNAPKVRNMLPFSVLTPYYKEDVLFSSDNLEEANEDGITILFYLQKIYPDEWKNFLERVNRSEEQARDDDTIEDELRLWASYRGQTLTRTVRGMMYYRKALELQAFLDNAKDDDLMKGYREIADMKESELMTECKAIADMKFTYVVSCQQYGIQKRSGDPCAHDILRLMTTYPSFRVAYIDEVEAPSQDRNKKTDKVYYSVLVKAAVTKSDDPGQSLDQVIYKIKLPGNAILGEGKPENQNHAIIFTRGECLQTIDMNQEHYMEEALKMRNLLEEFLEKHDGVRYPSILGVREHIFTGSVSSLAWFMSNQETSFVTIGQRVLANPLRVRFHYGHPDIFDRLFHLTRGGISKASKIINLSEDIFAGFNSTLREGNVTHHEYMQVGKGRDVGLNQISLFEAKIANGNGEQTLSRDIYRLGHRFDFFRMLSCYYTTIGFYFSTMITVWTVYAFLYGRLYLVLSGLDAALATGKRFVHNTPLQVALASESFVQLGFLMALPMMMEIGLERGFRTALSDFVLMQLQLASVFFTFSLGTKTHYYGRTLLHGGAEYRATGRGFVVFHAKFAENYRLYSRSHFVKGIELMILLVVYEIFGQTYRGAITYIFITVSMWFMVGTWLFAPFLFNPSGFEWQKIVDDWTDWNKWISNRGGIGVAPEKSWESWWDKEQGPLRHSGKRGTILEILLALRFFIYQYGLVYHLNITKQYNQSVLVYGFSWVVILVMLLVMKTVSVGRRRFSAEFQLVFRLIKGLIFITFISIIIILTAIAHMTVLDIFVCILAFMPTGWGLLLIAQAIKPVVEMVGLWGSVKALARGYEILMGLLLFTPIAFLAWFPFVSEFQTRMLFNQAFSRGLQISRILGGHKKDRATRNKE